In Priestia megaterium NBRC 15308 = ATCC 14581, the following proteins share a genomic window:
- the spoIIE gene encoding stage II sporulation protein E, with product MQKTERDFASPTTEAVFNRTRLEMSRVFTKAGMKTEKVLFQWGLLLLVVGFLLGRALILMKIMPFALPFFAAVMAIKKEKAPLASLAVLAGAFSVSIQNGGTVFATLFVFLLIHRFSGILTMDPLKKLPFTVFSAMLLTKLTIFYVFTKEFTMYDFTFVAVEAGLSFILTMIFLQSVPLISYRKRKQSLKTEEVISLIILLASVMTGTIGWMIYGLSAEHILSRYLVLVFAFVSGPTIGATVGVVTGLILSFANVSSLYEMSLLAFSGLLGGLLKDGKKLGAALGLVVGSLLIGLYAQADQGLTTNLYESLTAVVLFLLTPSFVLKNLSKLVPGTSENMLEQQQYVRKIRDVTANRVEQFSNVFQALSKSFTQNGFYDEKPSADKEVDYFLSSVTERTCQFCFKKEQCWAQQFDTTYEYMKEIMLEVDNGTLEQNPRLIREMDKHCVKSKKVIDVIEHELTYFKANQHLKAQIQESRRIVAEQLHGVSEVMGNFAKEIKRERENLNVQEEQILEALRNFGMEINQIEIYSLEPGNVDIEMWVPYCHGRGECEKIIAPMLTDILGESIVVKNEECAKYPQGYCHVSFGCTKAYVVDTGVAHAAKGGGFVSGDSYSMIELNAGKYALAISDGMGNGERAHYESSETLQLLKQILQTGIEETIAIKSINSILSLRTNDEIFSTLDLAMIDLQDANVNFLKIGSTPSFIKRGDKVIKIQASNLPMGIIEEFEVDVVNEQMKAEDLLIMMSDGVFEGPKHVENYEMWMKRKIGELQTNDPQEIADLIMEEVIRTKSGLIEDDMTVVVAKLQHNTPKWSSIPSYAYRKKAQ from the coding sequence ATGCAAAAGACGGAAAGAGATTTTGCAAGTCCAACAACAGAGGCGGTATTTAACCGAACTAGATTAGAAATGTCCCGTGTGTTTACAAAGGCGGGTATGAAAACGGAAAAGGTGTTATTTCAATGGGGATTGTTGCTGCTAGTCGTAGGTTTTTTATTAGGACGAGCGTTAATTTTAATGAAAATCATGCCATTTGCTTTGCCATTCTTTGCAGCTGTAATGGCTATAAAGAAAGAAAAAGCACCATTGGCAAGTTTAGCCGTATTGGCAGGGGCATTTAGTGTTTCCATTCAAAATGGAGGTACCGTATTTGCTACACTATTTGTTTTCTTACTAATTCATCGATTTAGCGGCATACTGACAATGGATCCGTTAAAAAAGCTGCCGTTCACTGTATTTAGCGCGATGTTACTTACAAAACTAACTATTTTTTATGTGTTTACCAAGGAATTCACCATGTATGATTTTACATTTGTGGCAGTAGAAGCAGGGTTGAGCTTTATCTTAACTATGATTTTCTTACAAAGCGTGCCTTTAATTTCATACCGAAAGCGAAAACAATCATTAAAAACAGAAGAAGTGATTTCTCTAATTATTTTGTTGGCATCTGTTATGACGGGGACAATAGGGTGGATGATTTACGGGCTTTCGGCTGAACATATATTATCTCGTTACTTAGTATTAGTTTTTGCTTTTGTATCTGGCCCCACGATAGGAGCTACGGTAGGGGTCGTAACCGGTTTAATTTTAAGCTTCGCGAATGTTTCTAGTTTGTACGAAATGAGTTTACTCGCCTTTTCCGGCTTACTTGGAGGACTTTTAAAAGACGGTAAAAAGCTAGGGGCAGCTCTTGGGCTGGTTGTTGGTTCATTGCTAATCGGCCTATATGCTCAGGCTGATCAAGGATTGACGACTAATTTGTATGAATCACTGACGGCTGTTGTCCTATTTTTATTAACCCCATCTTTTGTTTTGAAAAACTTGAGTAAACTAGTACCAGGGACATCTGAAAACATGCTTGAACAACAGCAGTACGTGCGTAAGATCCGAGACGTAACAGCGAATCGCGTAGAACAGTTCTCAAATGTTTTTCAAGCACTTTCCAAAAGCTTTACGCAAAATGGGTTTTATGATGAAAAGCCAAGCGCCGATAAAGAAGTTGATTATTTCTTAAGCAGCGTTACCGAAAGGACATGCCAATTTTGTTTTAAAAAAGAACAATGTTGGGCACAGCAGTTTGATACAACCTATGAATATATGAAGGAAATTATGCTTGAAGTTGATAATGGCACTCTTGAACAAAATCCAAGACTAATTCGAGAAATGGACAAACATTGTGTGAAATCGAAAAAAGTCATCGATGTGATTGAGCATGAACTTACGTATTTTAAAGCGAATCAGCACTTAAAAGCCCAAATTCAAGAAAGTAGAAGGATTGTAGCAGAACAGCTTCACGGTGTTTCTGAAGTCATGGGGAATTTTGCAAAAGAAATTAAGCGAGAGCGCGAAAATTTAAATGTACAAGAAGAACAGATTTTAGAAGCTCTTCGTAACTTTGGGATGGAAATCAATCAAATTGAAATTTATAGCTTAGAACCTGGAAATGTAGATATTGAAATGTGGGTGCCATATTGTCACGGAAGAGGAGAATGCGAGAAGATTATTGCGCCAATGCTTACAGATATTTTAGGTGAAAGTATTGTAGTAAAGAACGAAGAATGTGCTAAATATCCTCAAGGCTATTGCCACGTTTCGTTTGGCTGTACAAAAGCGTACGTTGTTGATACAGGCGTAGCACATGCTGCTAAAGGCGGAGGGTTTGTATCCGGTGACAGCTACTCCATGATTGAGCTAAACGCTGGTAAGTATGCACTAGCTATTAGCGATGGTATGGGGAATGGAGAGCGTGCCCACTATGAAAGCAGCGAAACGCTTCAGCTGTTAAAACAAATTTTACAAACAGGAATAGAAGAGACAATTGCAATTAAATCGATTAACTCTATTTTATCGCTGCGTACAAACGATGAGATCTTTTCTACGTTAGATTTAGCGATGATCGACTTACAAGATGCCAATGTAAACTTCTTGAAAATCGGTTCTACGCCAAGCTTCATCAAACGTGGAGATAAGGTGATTAAAATACAGGCAAGCAATTTGCCAATGGGCATTATTGAAGAATTTGAAGTCGATGTTGTGAATGAACAAATGAAGGCCGAAGACTTATTAATTATGATGAGTGATGGCGTATTTGAAGGACCAAAACACGTTGAGAACTACGAAATGTGGATGAAGCGAAAAATTGGCGAGCTTCAAACAAACGATCCACAAGAAATTGCAGACTTAATTATGGAAGAAGTTATTCGAACAAAATCAGGTTTAATTGAAGATGATATGACGGTAGTTGTGGCAAAGCTTCAGCACAATACTCCGAAATGGTCATCGATTCCTTCTTACGCTTATCGTAAAAAAGCACAATAG
- a CDS encoding VWA domain-containing protein, protein MKKGTLKQMLVITDGGSNTGEDPVAMAALAKEQGISVNVIGVMEEDTIDEQSTNEIEGIAMSGGGVSQIVYVKQLSQTVQMVTRQAMTQTLQGVVNKELQQILGSSNSRLEELSPEKRGEIMEVVDELGETVDLEILILVDMSGSMKNKLPTVKESLLDLSLSLNARMGHNQFSIFLFPGKKKDVEKLMDWNPRLESLSTIFPKLTAGGITPTGPAIKEATHYFTKKRSLRGLLKNNEQYIEESGM, encoded by the coding sequence ATGAAAAAAGGTACATTGAAACAGATGTTGGTCATTACGGACGGTGGTTCGAATACAGGTGAAGATCCGGTAGCAATGGCAGCACTAGCTAAAGAACAAGGGATTAGTGTAAACGTTATTGGTGTGATGGAAGAGGACACAATTGATGAGCAAAGTACGAATGAAATAGAAGGCATTGCCATGTCAGGCGGTGGCGTGAGTCAAATTGTTTACGTAAAACAGCTATCTCAAACTGTTCAAATGGTTACAAGGCAGGCAATGACGCAAACACTTCAAGGTGTTGTAAATAAAGAACTTCAGCAAATTCTAGGTTCCTCTAATTCAAGATTAGAAGAGTTATCTCCTGAGAAGCGAGGAGAAATCATGGAAGTTGTTGATGAACTTGGGGAAACGGTTGACTTAGAGATTCTTATTTTAGTTGACATGAGCGGAAGTATGAAAAATAAGCTTCCTACTGTAAAGGAGTCGCTGTTAGATTTATCGTTAAGCTTGAATGCTCGCATGGGGCATAATCAATTTTCAATCTTTTTATTTCCTGGGAAAAAGAAAGACGTAGAGAAGCTAATGGACTGGAATCCAAGGTTAGAGTCGCTTTCAACGATTTTTCCGAAACTAACAGCAGGAGGTATTACGCCTACTGGACCGGCTATCAAAGAGGCTACTCATTATTTCACCAAAAAGCGCTCATTGAGAGGGTTGTTAAAAAATAATGAACAATACATTGAAGAATCAGGTATGTAA
- a CDS encoding protein kinase domain-containing protein — protein sequence MNNTLKNQVCNLSPGTEIQGKWHHVHYKILEKLGVGATGVVYLVQLVNGTLAALKISFSNMSVTAEVNVLKKLSQVKDKVLGPRLLDVDDWSYGSHALSFYVMEYVKGQPLLSFISTRGTEWLQVFASQLLTDLENLHEEGWVFGDLKPENLVVTSNPVKVRWIDVGGTTLQGRSIKEFTDFYDRAHWGLGSRKAEPTYDLFAVSMVLIHAAYGKRINKTDKPAEQLKQFILTTKQLEPFGDVLYQAVTGKYKSAKEMKTEVLSVEKRRGAKSKGTKPQNVRQPSAPRVKVKKKRSHVLETLLLCTSVMLIYILYLFIQVL from the coding sequence ATGAACAATACATTGAAGAATCAGGTATGTAACCTATCTCCGGGAACAGAAATTCAAGGAAAATGGCATCACGTCCATTATAAAATTCTTGAGAAATTAGGCGTGGGGGCAACTGGAGTTGTCTATTTAGTTCAATTAGTAAACGGAACGCTAGCAGCGTTAAAAATAAGCTTTTCCAACATGTCCGTTACAGCAGAAGTGAATGTGTTAAAAAAGCTCTCTCAAGTCAAAGACAAAGTGCTAGGACCACGCTTACTTGATGTAGATGATTGGAGCTACGGTTCTCATGCTCTTTCTTTTTATGTAATGGAGTATGTGAAAGGGCAGCCTCTCCTTTCCTTTATCTCAACAAGAGGGACAGAATGGCTGCAAGTATTTGCAAGTCAGCTCTTAACAGACTTAGAAAACCTTCATGAAGAAGGATGGGTATTTGGTGATTTAAAACCAGAAAACCTGGTCGTAACATCTAACCCCGTAAAAGTTCGATGGATTGACGTAGGAGGAACAACTCTGCAAGGGCGGTCAATAAAAGAATTCACCGACTTTTATGATCGAGCGCACTGGGGGCTTGGCTCCCGAAAAGCAGAACCAACCTATGATTTGTTTGCTGTATCTATGGTTTTGATTCACGCAGCTTATGGCAAGCGAATTAATAAAACGGACAAACCGGCTGAACAATTAAAACAATTTATATTAACAACAAAGCAGTTGGAACCTTTCGGGGACGTTTTGTATCAAGCGGTTACGGGAAAGTATAAGTCAGCTAAAGAAATGAAAACAGAGGTGTTATCGGTCGAAAAAAGAAGAGGGGCAAAAAGTAAAGGAACAAAGCCTCAAAACGTTCGTCAACCGTCTGCCCCTCGTGTTAAAGTAAAGAAGAAGCGTTCTCACGTGTTAGAGACGCTACTACTTTGTACGTCTGTAATGTTGATTTATATTTTGTATCTATTTATTCAAGTGCTATAA